TTAATCACATGCTCAAAATGCTGGGTTGGGTAAAATGCGCCTGCTTGATAGCCTCGGAACAATGCGACCCAGGCATAAAACGAGAGTTGATTTGGGGGCAGTAAAAAATCAAGCCATTGCAGGGCTAATAGGGTCTGGGCAGCTTGGGGTAGCTGAAACTTGTCAAATACATCCTGAAGTGTGCTGTTGAGATGCTGGACAGTACAGAATATTTCACTTGCATGGCTGAGTAGTTCAATTGGTTTGATCGGCGGAGCGAGTTTTTTCAAGCCTGCACCAGTCTTTTCCACTTCGTTGACGAATTGGCGAATGCGATCGCTATGAGCAGGAAACAGATTAGACAATCGCTGGATCAGTTCCTCTGGCTCCGAGGGAATATCCAACGTATGTTCAGGCATTCGCATGTGATCAAAGCCATTTGGGTCATACCGCTCAAAGGTCACTTCCCCATCCAAGCCCAGTTTTTTGAGTACCCGATTGACGGTTTGTCCTTCACCGCAGTCCCAGACATAGTGAAATTGGGCATTAAACGTATATTTTTTAGCCATCGTAAACGTATGACCAAAGCCCCCCGGATGCTCATGGGCTTCGAGGATTTGCACAGTCTTACCAGAGTTGGCCATTAAAGCACCAAAGACCAATGCTGATAAACCACTGCCGACAATCAGGTAATCCGGTAGGTCACTCATTTTTTTCCTTTAAATAAATTTTAATAACAGAGATTAGTCTCTTTTAACTAGTCTGATAGATGCCTCAGTTATTCCTTGACTCGATAATTCCTCATCATGCCAGCGTCTTCATGCTCCAAGGTATGGCAGTGGTATGTAAATAAGCCGCTATATTTCTCAAATTTCATGAGCAGCTTCACTCGCTCACCCGGCATTACCATTACAGTATCCTTCAAGCCCTCGTCTACGTAGCCATCCTTGACAGTTTGCCATCCTGCGGCAAGTTCTGGCAGCACTTCCCGACTAATGACTTGAAACTGCACGCCGTGTAGATGG
This window of the Nostoc sp. C052 genome carries:
- a CDS encoding multicopper oxidase domain-containing protein, coding for MNTATPQETVKLNSIEQWEIINKLNPGAVMDAKGMAHPIHLHGVQFQVISREVLPELAAGWQTVKDGYVDEGLKDTVMVMPGERVKLLMKFEKYSGLFTYHCHTLEHEDAGMMRNYRVKE